The Victivallis sp. Marseille-Q1083 genome has a window encoding:
- a CDS encoding RNA polymerase sigma factor RpoD/SigA, translating to MTSENFDSSLTEPEILESIELEATTDSLQSYLRQVGNLPPLTAERQEELGNEILRSDLNFRRELYRIGFVLREHIRLLKEHYESEDLPFSDILQPSTLLELEQDPEDFNNRMLKWREELTAWYDEAVRKFAERDPELEEFRQVAVETMLEYQMVGDQLNEWFDVMEEMYGTVSSRRDASGKILPDQKRYLEKKTLMTFDQFLEARSRIIAAREALHRARQAMLEGNLRLVIGVAHRYRHKVLPLNDLIQEGNLGLLRALEKFDFHLGHKFSTYAIWWIKQNIARAIAEQTRIIRIPSHMINTISAMNNAEQHFILEHGREPEIEELAAELDLPVARVSAIRKMARQTISLQAPVDSSAESSCLEEMLPDENALDPSDTITDKIVHEQLRELLSTLSEREQQIIIMRFGLFDRQPQTLMKVSQHFDLTRERIRQLEIKILKKLRSPERLKIFDGRYSE from the coding sequence ATGACATCTGAAAATTTCGATTCGTCATTGACGGAGCCGGAAATTCTTGAGTCTATCGAATTGGAGGCGACCACTGATTCGCTGCAGAGCTATCTGCGGCAGGTCGGCAATCTGCCGCCGTTGACGGCGGAGCGGCAGGAGGAGCTTGGCAATGAGATATTGCGGTCAGATTTGAATTTCCGGCGAGAATTGTACCGAATCGGGTTTGTTTTGCGTGAACACATCCGGCTGCTGAAAGAACACTACGAATCGGAAGATTTGCCGTTCAGCGATATTTTGCAGCCCTCGACTTTACTGGAATTGGAGCAGGATCCGGAAGATTTCAACAACAGGATGCTGAAATGGCGGGAAGAACTCACCGCGTGGTATGACGAAGCGGTACGGAAATTTGCCGAACGCGATCCGGAATTGGAAGAATTCCGCCAGGTCGCCGTGGAAACGATGTTGGAATACCAGATGGTCGGCGACCAGTTGAACGAATGGTTCGACGTGATGGAAGAGATGTATGGGACGGTTTCTTCCCGGCGCGATGCCAGCGGCAAGATATTACCCGACCAGAAGCGCTACCTGGAAAAGAAAACCCTGATGACTTTCGATCAGTTTCTTGAGGCGCGTTCCAGAATCATTGCCGCCCGCGAAGCGCTGCATCGGGCCAGGCAGGCGATGCTGGAGGGCAATCTGCGCCTGGTGATCGGCGTCGCCCATCGCTATCGGCACAAGGTTTTGCCTTTGAATGACCTGATTCAGGAAGGAAATCTAGGGTTGTTGCGGGCGCTGGAAAAATTCGATTTTCATCTCGGCCACAAATTCAGCACCTATGCGATTTGGTGGATCAAGCAGAATATCGCCCGGGCGATTGCCGAACAAACCCGGATCATCCGGATCCCTTCCCACATGATCAATACGATCAGTGCGATGAACAATGCCGAACAGCATTTCATTCTGGAGCACGGCCGGGAACCGGAAATCGAAGAATTAGCGGCCGAACTGGATTTGCCGGTAGCGCGGGTCAGCGCCATCCGGAAAATGGCCAGGCAAACCATCTCTTTGCAGGCGCCGGTCGACAGTTCGGCGGAAAGTTCCTGTCTTGAGGAAATGCTGCCGGACGAAAATGCGCTGGATCCGTCGGACACCATCACTGATAAGATTGTTCATGAACAGTTGCGGGAATTGCTGAGTACGTTGTCGGAACGGGAACAGCAAATCATCATCATGCGTTTCGGTCTGTTCGACCGGCAACCCCAGACATTGATGAAAGTCAGCCAGCATTTCGATCTGACCCGGGAGCGCATTCGGCAATTGGAAATCAAAATTTTGAAGAAACTGCGTTCTCCCGAACGGCTGAAGATTTTTGACGGCCGCTATTCGGAGTAA
- a CDS encoding tyrosine-type recombinase/integrase, with protein sequence MAIQKIKLDIGTVYQKEEGGVYYFRYQVNGARKAISLKTRNQKEALKEANKQIPLLKATSTEVIAAHVQHARGLITPEKNLPLSEAWAVYEKSPERATSATVAEAQSYRATFQEFLDWLGAPQKNVRDITPEIGEQYAEYMRNQKIAVSTHNRKIKRLRRIFHVLREYWSGSNPFHSATQLRREREEREQDVRRLSFTREQEQLLQAVLDDDKYTVMNKPEVRVVYYLGMFTGQRLKDCVLLRWNKINFNLKRIWVKQFKTGKEVTIPIAPKLLEVLQGALAWKAGETDYVCPNIAARYNKTDARGKNVGNNLVNIDMLRVIRWIGLEPSVAVPGRDKKVTVYGFHSLRHSFASYCAEAGVPQATVLSILGADSEIVSKFYTHIGDEAQRQAIAAISGEISGKSAQQRINEALELIRTSTETSDEVLKKIRAILEK encoded by the coding sequence ATGGCCATCCAGAAAATTAAACTCGACATCGGAACCGTCTATCAGAAAGAGGAAGGCGGCGTCTATTACTTTCGCTACCAGGTCAATGGAGCCCGTAAGGCAATCAGCCTCAAAACCCGGAATCAAAAGGAAGCCTTGAAAGAAGCGAATAAACAGATTCCCTTGTTGAAAGCAACTTCAACGGAAGTCATCGCCGCTCATGTACAACATGCCCGCGGCCTTATTACTCCGGAAAAGAATCTGCCGCTTTCCGAAGCCTGGGCAGTCTATGAAAAGAGCCCGGAACGTGCAACTTCCGCCACGGTTGCGGAAGCTCAATCCTACCGCGCCACATTTCAGGAGTTTCTGGACTGGCTTGGCGCTCCACAGAAGAATGTACGCGACATTACCCCGGAAATAGGAGAGCAGTACGCCGAGTATATGCGTAATCAGAAAATCGCCGTTTCCACCCATAACCGTAAAATCAAGCGGCTTCGCCGTATCTTCCATGTCCTCCGGGAATATTGGAGCGGCAGCAATCCGTTTCACTCCGCAACGCAACTGCGACGGGAGCGGGAAGAGCGGGAACAGGATGTCCGCCGTCTTTCCTTCACTCGGGAGCAGGAACAACTGTTGCAGGCTGTCCTTGACGACGACAAGTACACGGTCATGAACAAACCGGAAGTCCGGGTGGTTTACTATCTCGGCATGTTTACCGGCCAGCGGCTGAAAGACTGTGTACTGCTGCGTTGGAACAAAATCAATTTCAACCTGAAGCGGATATGGGTGAAGCAGTTTAAGACCGGCAAGGAAGTGACGATTCCGATTGCACCGAAGCTGCTGGAGGTTCTGCAGGGTGCTTTGGCGTGGAAGGCCGGAGAAACCGATTACGTCTGTCCCAATATTGCCGCACGTTACAACAAGACCGACGCTCGCGGCAAGAACGTCGGCAACAACCTCGTGAACATCGACATGCTCCGGGTAATCCGCTGGATTGGCTTGGAGCCGTCCGTGGCCGTTCCCGGCAGGGATAAAAAGGTGACGGTCTACGGCTTCCATTCGCTACGGCATTCGTTCGCGTCCTATTGTGCTGAGGCCGGGGTGCCACAGGCAACGGTCCTTTCCATCCTCGGAGCCGATTCCGAAATCGTCAGCAAATTCTACACGCATATCGGAGATGAAGCCCAGCGGCAGGCCATCGCCGCGATCTCGGGCGAAATCAGCGGAAAATCCGCCCAACAACGTATCAACGAAGCATTGGAACTGATTCGTACTTCCACAGAAACGAGCGACGAAGTACTGAAAAAAATAAGGGCTATTTTAGAGAAATAG
- a CDS encoding AAA family ATPase produces MNFSASSNERMRKFFADGFVPVDNISEDITRRDSSCMEARASLLIEANCIGELFPAFMKCGRHDGTGWIFRLSSPISAKSENKLSQGTFQLQWSFPEFKVSKSSVIIADKATGWNHIQLWIGDRRQIENGMNLASFTNCNKQGLNNVHNRELLAGFQVVEDAIQKKYCSLYRLCTRVSPYKTPEQICRFFGSRGEVFAKLKSGNMHPDCFLQAAPAVDRQDGQMQWTEERVLQWNLQQILPCTLAGPQQPQLSNKYYDNWFCQVFPFRNEYGEIRMQLMKLYDPETQTKCLIPVTTWMRGNYPYNQYFCVPLPEDKQPLYNLDLLLDSETETVILTDSVELADSNQRKAPAGIVFTSFICSPGCYEQVDWSPLREKEVWYLVANHSGISLEAAYLKAKDIADFLLAQEDISLKYIQLKVEYPILRHFESVDTLLDCYRNRKPEVKPESLLLLENDTDFEVQYQKAVEFIHSKPAEWWEKENSSGEQSRLIEKEKKSLTAISYVMHPILIRGEVTMLYAKEKTGKSALAYSIAARVAAGNSAASKMVVPEQWWAAKGKHKVLYLDFENKGNISNNQTKFQDAYLPDAANCPDLLMKDMSGSDIDWTLPAHHQKLLDMIDDAQNSGTPGVDVDLLVIDTYSAFVHGETPQTPSNFRDLMNKLRSRNIAILIVHHANHEGEAKGLKEKCQGLALSLKLTRTDVVQEDLEDPVTIEYGDDRYGIPKKLKKPFQIQYSNKDKLWHSVDPSYDENETLKIFYNNYIDRGYGRDNACVMLGLGKTAINDRINKK; encoded by the coding sequence ATGAATTTCTCAGCCTCATCCAATGAACGAATGCGAAAATTTTTCGCAGATGGCTTCGTGCCAGTAGATAATATCTCAGAAGATATTACCCGGCGTGATTCGAGTTGCATGGAAGCACGTGCATCGTTGCTGATTGAAGCGAACTGCATCGGCGAGCTTTTTCCCGCATTCATGAAGTGTGGTCGGCATGATGGGACTGGATGGATTTTCCGCCTCTCCTCTCCCATTAGCGCAAAGAGTGAAAATAAGCTTTCTCAAGGAACGTTTCAATTGCAGTGGAGTTTTCCTGAGTTCAAAGTCTCCAAGTCTTCGGTAATTATTGCCGATAAAGCTACCGGTTGGAATCATATTCAGTTGTGGATTGGAGATCGGCGGCAAATAGAGAATGGAATGAATTTGGCTTCATTCACGAATTGCAATAAACAAGGTTTGAATAATGTTCATAATCGTGAATTACTTGCCGGATTTCAGGTGGTGGAAGATGCAATTCAGAAAAAGTATTGTTCTCTCTACCGGCTTTGTACACGAGTTTCTCCGTATAAAACACCGGAACAGATTTGTCGGTTCTTCGGAAGTCGGGGAGAGGTTTTTGCGAAGCTAAAGAGCGGTAACATGCATCCGGACTGCTTTTTACAGGCTGCTCCGGCAGTTGACCGGCAGGACGGGCAGATGCAATGGACGGAAGAACGAGTACTTCAATGGAATCTCCAGCAAATACTACCTTGCACTTTGGCCGGGCCACAACAACCGCAGCTTTCCAATAAATATTACGACAACTGGTTCTGCCAGGTATTTCCATTTCGGAATGAGTATGGCGAAATCCGGATGCAGTTGATGAAATTGTATGATCCGGAAACGCAGACCAAATGCTTGATTCCAGTAACGACTTGGATGCGCGGAAATTACCCTTACAATCAATACTTCTGCGTTCCGCTGCCGGAGGACAAGCAGCCGCTCTATAACCTCGACTTGCTGCTCGATTCGGAAACGGAAACGGTTATCCTGACCGACAGTGTGGAGCTGGCCGATTCAAACCAGCGCAAGGCTCCCGCCGGTATCGTCTTTACGAGTTTCATTTGCTCGCCGGGATGCTACGAACAAGTCGATTGGTCGCCGTTGCGGGAGAAGGAGGTCTGGTATCTGGTTGCCAATCACTCCGGGATCAGCCTCGAAGCTGCTTATCTGAAAGCCAAAGACATCGCCGATTTCCTGCTGGCACAGGAAGATATCAGTTTGAAATATATCCAGCTCAAGGTTGAATATCCCATCCTGCGCCACTTTGAATCGGTCGATACGCTATTGGATTGTTACCGAAACCGGAAACCGGAAGTCAAACCGGAAAGTCTGCTTTTGTTGGAGAACGATACCGATTTCGAGGTCCAGTATCAAAAAGCGGTGGAGTTTATCCATTCCAAACCGGCGGAGTGGTGGGAAAAAGAAAACTCCAGCGGAGAACAATCCCGTTTGATCGAAAAGGAAAAAAAATCGCTCACGGCAATCAGTTATGTAATGCATCCCATTCTGATTCGAGGGGAGGTCACAATGCTGTATGCCAAAGAAAAAACAGGAAAGAGTGCTTTGGCGTACAGTATTGCAGCGCGAGTTGCCGCCGGAAATAGTGCTGCAAGTAAAATGGTAGTTCCGGAGCAATGGTGGGCAGCTAAAGGAAAACATAAGGTTTTGTATTTGGATTTTGAGAACAAAGGGAATATAAGCAATAATCAAACAAAATTTCAGGATGCCTATTTGCCTGATGCAGCGAATTGTCCTGATTTGCTGATGAAGGATATGAGTGGCAGCGACATAGATTGGACGCTTCCTGCACATCATCAGAAGTTGCTTGACATGATTGACGATGCGCAAAACTCCGGAACACCGGGAGTTGATGTTGATCTTCTGGTTATCGACACGTATTCTGCATTTGTTCATGGGGAAACTCCGCAAACACCGAGTAATTTCAGAGATCTGATGAATAAACTGCGAAGCAGGAACATTGCCATACTGATCGTTCATCACGCGAATCATGAAGGTGAAGCAAAGGGCTTGAAAGAAAAGTGCCAGGGGTTGGCGCTTTCTCTGAAACTTACCAGGACAGATGTGGTGCAGGAGGATTTGGAAGATCCTGTAACAATTGAATATGGGGATGACCGTTACGGAATTCCCAAAAAGCTGAAGAAACCTTTCCAAATCCAATATTCGAATAAGGATAAACTGTGGCATTCGGTAGATCCGAGCTATGACGAAAACGAGACCCTTAAAATATTTTATAATAATTATATAGATCGAGGTTACGGGCGTGATAATGCCTGTGTCATGTTGGGGTTGGGAAAAACTGCAATTAATGATCGAATCAACAAAAAATGA
- a CDS encoding IS630 family transposase codes for METQDARKLDKVALEERRKQAVRLYQSGKCNNCTEIGKIVGAHRNTVGKWISKWKKSGLSALKVKKCGRPVGFGRRLLPHEESKIRKDLVDHCPDQLKLPFALWTRQAVRLHIKISFGIEIPVRTMGEYLKRWGFTPQKPVKKAYQRNEAHVQKWLIEEYPRIKKLAKSEDADIFWGDETGIRNDEAKGRSYAPKGNPPVQAVNPVREKVNMISAITNQGKTHFMFYSETMTAQLLIQFMERLIRQNERKVYLILDNLRVHHSKTLTGFLQENAAFIRLFYLPSYSPDLNPDEYLNRDLKSNLSNKPLGRAKGKITEHAKQHHACPNKLLKG; via the coding sequence ATGGAAACTCAAGATGCCCGAAAACTCGATAAGGTCGCTCTTGAAGAGCGGCGCAAGCAGGCCGTGAGATTGTATCAAAGCGGCAAATGTAATAATTGTACAGAAATCGGAAAAATCGTCGGAGCGCACCGCAACACGGTGGGCAAGTGGATAAGCAAGTGGAAAAAAAGCGGCTTGTCTGCTTTGAAAGTAAAGAAATGCGGTCGTCCAGTCGGCTTTGGACGCCGTCTGCTTCCGCATGAAGAGAGTAAGATACGGAAAGATTTGGTCGATCATTGTCCGGATCAGTTAAAATTGCCATTTGCGCTCTGGACTCGTCAGGCGGTACGGTTGCACATCAAGATTTCGTTTGGAATCGAAATACCAGTCCGAACCATGGGGGAGTACTTGAAACGCTGGGGATTTACGCCGCAAAAACCAGTTAAGAAAGCTTATCAGCGCAATGAGGCGCACGTTCAAAAATGGCTGATTGAGGAGTATCCCCGAATCAAAAAGCTGGCAAAATCAGAAGATGCGGATATCTTTTGGGGGGATGAAACAGGAATTCGCAATGACGAGGCCAAGGGCCGCAGTTATGCGCCGAAAGGCAACCCCCCGGTGCAAGCAGTCAATCCGGTACGCGAAAAAGTTAATATGATCAGCGCGATTACCAACCAGGGGAAAACTCATTTCATGTTTTACAGCGAAACGATGACAGCTCAACTCCTGATCCAATTCATGGAACGTCTGATTCGTCAAAATGAGCGGAAAGTGTATTTGATTCTGGATAACCTGCGGGTTCACCACAGCAAAACGTTGACTGGTTTTCTGCAGGAAAACGCGGCTTTCATCAGGCTATTTTACTTGCCGAGCTACAGTCCCGACCTGAACCCGGATGAATATCTCAACCGCGACTTGAAATCAAATCTGAGCAACAAGCCCTTGGGGCGCGCCAAAGGAAAAATAACCGAACATGCCAAGCAACATCACGCCTGTCCTAACAAACTTTTGAAAGGGTGA
- a CDS encoding DUF4372 domain-containing protein, which translates to MKNTSVSLFRQVLDLIPKREFEEIVMKHNGDKRKQSFDSWAHFVSMIFCQLAQANSLREICGGLKTCGGK; encoded by the coding sequence ATGAAGAATACATCAGTCAGTCTTTTTCGTCAAGTGTTGGATTTGATACCGAAGCGAGAATTTGAAGAAATAGTCATGAAACACAATGGAGACAAGCGAAAACAGTCCTTTGACAGTTGGGCACATTTTGTGTCGATGATCTTCTGCCAGTTGGCGCAGGCCAATAGTCTGCGAGAGATTTGCGGAGGTTTGAAAACCTGTGGAGGCAAATAG
- a CDS encoding IS4 family transposase, with translation MESAPTKSNLSYANAHRSPKMFGDIFHMLLGHCHAIAPRHEFSFPKKLYSLDATLIELCVKVFPWATYRQTKGAIKLNMLLDHDGHLPVFVDFTNGDVHEVNSARRMELPRDSMVVCDRGYVDFSMLYKWNLSGVDFVTRLKTNTTYDIPEYDVKQYPGTVLSDEVIFLRGSQDKYPERLRKVVVCDVENHRTLTLLTNNFELDAQTIGDIYKARWQIESFFKMLKQNFKIKTFIGTSENAVRIQVWTALIAILLTKYLKFLSKAQWHFSTLVTFLKWNLFVYRDLRQWLDQPFTKPPEPESFQPEFAF, from the coding sequence GTGGAATCCGCTCCAACCAAATCCAACTTGTCGTACGCCAATGCCCATCGCTCTCCGAAAATGTTCGGCGATATTTTCCATATGCTTCTGGGACACTGCCATGCAATTGCGCCACGGCATGAGTTTTCGTTTCCCAAGAAACTTTACAGTCTCGACGCAACGCTGATTGAGCTTTGCGTTAAAGTTTTTCCATGGGCAACCTATCGGCAAACCAAAGGGGCAATCAAGCTCAATATGCTGTTGGATCACGATGGTCATCTTCCCGTGTTCGTTGATTTCACCAATGGAGATGTTCATGAGGTAAACAGCGCCAGACGAATGGAACTCCCGCGTGACAGCATGGTGGTTTGTGATCGCGGATACGTTGATTTTTCCATGCTGTATAAATGGAATCTCTCCGGTGTGGATTTTGTCACGCGCCTCAAGACCAATACGACCTACGACATCCCGGAATACGATGTCAAGCAATATCCCGGAACCGTTTTGAGCGATGAAGTCATTTTTCTGCGTGGTTCGCAAGACAAATATCCGGAACGTCTCCGCAAAGTGGTCGTCTGCGATGTGGAAAACCATCGGACATTGACCTTGCTAACCAACAATTTTGAGCTGGACGCACAAACGATCGGCGACATCTATAAGGCTCGCTGGCAAATCGAAAGCTTTTTCAAGATGCTCAAGCAGAACTTCAAGATCAAAACGTTTATCGGCACCAGCGAAAATGCGGTTCGGATTCAAGTTTGGACAGCGCTTATCGCTATTTTGCTGACCAAGTACCTGAAGTTTTTGTCGAAAGCGCAATGGCATTTTTCAACCCTGGTCACTTTCCTGAAATGGAATCTATTTGTTTACCGCGACTTGCGCCAATGGCTGGATCAACCATTTACCAAACCACCGGAGCCGGAATCATTTCAACCAGAGTTCGCTTTTTAG
- a CDS encoding tetratricopeptide repeat protein produces MSEKNKLAVQLFKIAAQEGYLPAQIYLSGCYFQGIGVRKNIKAAQKWYTLIAEQGIISVQYKLATSYLHSNDSGIPDIDKCIYWLKRVISNREAIEVIDEQEYRYTVHGRELSSSEIKQLLW; encoded by the coding sequence ATGTCAGAGAAGAATAAACTGGCGGTTCAGCTCTTTAAAATAGCGGCTCAGGAGGGATATCTACCTGCGCAAATATATCTGAGTGGGTGTTATTTTCAGGGCATTGGTGTCCGTAAGAATATAAAAGCAGCACAAAAATGGTATACTTTAATTGCGGAACAAGGAATTATTTCTGTACAATATAAATTGGCTACCAGTTATTTGCACTCTAACGACAGTGGGATTCCAGACATCGATAAGTGTATTTATTGGTTAAAAAGAGTTATTTCCAATAGGGAGGCTATCGAAGTAATAGATGAACAAGAGTATAGATATACGGTCCATGGAAGAGAACTAAGTTCTTCTGAAATAAAACAGTTGCTATGGTAA
- a CDS encoding IS110 family transposase: protein MTSFVGVDLHRNNFTYCIRVNGEERKIGKCEITELKGFAAMLGPNTAMAVEATGNTFMFCSSLKAHVGRLVVVNPSQFKVISMSTKKTDKHDAKVLAEFLEKDMLPEVRVKDDLQAKISSLTQTREKLVQLRTVLKNKVNNLLAANFIVLNREDLSTEKGLMKELSYHFDPITDTEMLVVVEQIRSLNKSIEKLDKAIEDHGSKMDGFDNLKSIKGIGSKGAAILLATIGNIADFRSAKQLAAYIGIVPRVSNSNDTVCHGRITKSGSKIARTALVQCALIAKRYSPYLNAFHESVKSRRGGAKANIALARKFLDIVYRTLKNNWMFENFTQFKLVKN, encoded by the coding sequence ATGACAAGTTTTGTTGGAGTGGATTTGCACCGGAACAATTTTACTTATTGCATCCGGGTAAATGGGGAAGAACGGAAAATCGGCAAGTGTGAGATTACCGAACTGAAGGGCTTTGCCGCAATGCTCGGTCCGAACACGGCGATGGCGGTGGAGGCGACCGGAAATACGTTCATGTTTTGCAGCTCGCTGAAAGCTCATGTCGGGCGACTGGTGGTGGTGAATCCATCACAGTTCAAAGTCATCAGCATGTCCACCAAAAAGACGGACAAACATGACGCAAAAGTGTTGGCGGAGTTCCTGGAAAAGGATATGCTTCCGGAGGTAAGAGTGAAAGACGATTTGCAGGCGAAAATTTCAAGTCTGACGCAGACCAGGGAAAAACTGGTTCAGTTGCGTACCGTATTGAAAAACAAAGTCAACAATCTGTTAGCAGCTAACTTCATCGTGCTGAATCGGGAAGATCTGTCCACGGAGAAAGGGCTTATGAAAGAATTGAGTTATCACTTCGACCCGATAACCGACACGGAAATGCTGGTGGTTGTCGAACAGATTCGCAGTCTGAACAAAAGCATTGAAAAACTGGATAAGGCGATTGAGGATCACGGCAGCAAGATGGACGGCTTCGACAACCTGAAATCCATCAAGGGAATCGGCTCGAAAGGTGCGGCGATCCTGTTGGCAACCATCGGCAATATCGCTGATTTCCGATCGGCAAAGCAGTTGGCCGCTTATATCGGAATCGTCCCCAGAGTGAGCAATTCAAATGACACGGTTTGCCACGGAAGAATCACGAAGAGCGGCAGCAAGATCGCCAGAACCGCTTTGGTGCAATGCGCTTTGATCGCCAAACGCTACAGCCCGTATCTCAATGCCTTTCATGAATCGGTAAAAAGTCGGCGGGGAGGTGCGAAAGCCAATATCGCCTTGGCTCGCAAATTCCTCGATATCGTGTATAGAACATTAAAAAACAATTGGATGTTTGAGAATTTTACTCAATTCAAGCTCGTAAAAAATTGA
- a CDS encoding IS110 family transposase, with product MRKCSTVSFEGQVIFVGIDVHKESWVVNLRHCHRELDKFSMNPSPEMLAKYLKMNYPGAEYRSVYEAGFSGFWAHRRLCELGIENIVINPADVPTSGKERDRKNDAVDSRKLARELENRTLEGIYIPPEDNLELRNLVRRETKLTGNITRVKNRIKGHLNFMGLKFGSWSGSSLKMMYADAAKRYDYALQSMLRELRFLREEKLHVIRDERRCLKRLKRDKVQKHLQSIPGVGFHTAVMLQAELWDLLRFEDKDSLSSYVGFAPRLVGSGEHEAVKSAGNRKKKQLHAILIQSAWRSVSYNLEIRARYGALLHKGASPQRAISIIGKKLLYALRAVWLQERDYMVSASE from the coding sequence ATGAGAAAATGTAGCACGGTATCGTTCGAAGGTCAAGTGATATTTGTCGGAATTGATGTGCACAAGGAAAGTTGGGTGGTGAATTTGCGGCATTGCCACCGTGAACTGGACAAGTTCAGCATGAATCCGAGCCCTGAGATGTTGGCGAAGTATCTGAAGATGAACTATCCGGGCGCCGAGTACCGGAGCGTTTACGAGGCAGGATTCAGCGGATTCTGGGCGCACCGGCGATTGTGTGAGCTCGGGATTGAGAATATCGTAATCAACCCGGCGGACGTGCCGACCAGCGGCAAGGAGCGCGACCGCAAGAACGATGCGGTGGACAGCCGAAAATTGGCGCGGGAACTGGAGAACCGGACATTGGAAGGGATCTATATTCCGCCTGAAGATAATTTGGAATTGAGAAACCTGGTCAGACGTGAAACGAAACTGACCGGCAATATAACCAGGGTCAAAAACCGGATCAAAGGACACCTGAATTTCATGGGGTTGAAGTTTGGAAGTTGGTCTGGAAGTTCTTTGAAAATGATGTATGCGGACGCGGCAAAGCGTTACGATTATGCCTTGCAGAGCATGTTGCGGGAACTGCGTTTTCTCAGAGAAGAGAAACTGCATGTGATCCGCGATGAACGGCGGTGTCTGAAGCGTTTGAAGCGCGACAAAGTACAGAAGCATCTACAGAGTATACCTGGCGTCGGGTTTCATACGGCGGTGATGCTGCAGGCCGAATTGTGGGACTTGCTGCGCTTTGAAGACAAGGATTCGCTGAGCTCGTATGTGGGATTCGCACCGAGGTTGGTCGGCAGCGGCGAACACGAGGCCGTCAAATCCGCCGGGAATCGCAAGAAAAAGCAACTGCATGCCATCCTGATCCAGTCGGCGTGGAGGTCGGTGTCGTACAATCTGGAGATTCGGGCCAGATATGGAGCCTTGCTTCATAAGGGGGCCAGTCCACAACGGGCTATTTCGATCATCGGCAAGAAATTGCTCTATGCGCTTCGGGCCGTGTGGCTCCAGGAACGTGATTACATGGTATCCGCAAGTGAATAA
- a CDS encoding tetratricopeptide repeat protein: protein MQHDPPDLRSPEEIESLLNAKINPSALRELGLSYYNQEQFSFSSNDKKALYYFTKAAELGDCEAQFHLACMYYEKESLKDIEKAFYWWSKATEQGMPEAQSNLAYMYYREESLKDIEKAFYWYSKAAEQGMPEAQFNLGQMYYHEESQKDIEKAFYWWSKAAEQGMPDAQNNLACMYYEKESLKDIEKAFYWWSKVAEQGMPEAQNNLANMYYTEESQKDIEKAFYWYSKAAEQGMPEAQNNLANMYHTEESLKDIEKAFYWWSKAAELGNCEAQFSLGQMYYQGDGVVKNLEKALSWFKKAAAQGVTEAEQYLRNELKDKETLQKSSD, encoded by the coding sequence TTGCAACATGATCCACCTGATTTGCGGTCACCGGAAGAAATAGAATCTCTGCTTAATGCTAAAATAAACCCGAGTGCATTACGTGAATTAGGACTTTCCTATTACAATCAAGAACAATTTTCTTTTTCCTCAAATGATAAAAAAGCTCTCTATTATTTTACGAAAGCTGCTGAACTAGGTGATTGTGAGGCTCAGTTCCATCTGGCATGCATGTATTACGAAAAAGAATCTCTGAAAGACATAGAAAAAGCCTTTTACTGGTGGTCTAAAGCTACTGAACAGGGAATGCCAGAGGCTCAAAGCAATCTGGCATACATGTATTATCGCGAAGAATCTTTGAAAGACATAGAAAAAGCCTTTTACTGGTATTCTAAAGCTGCTGAACAGGGAATGCCAGAGGCTCAATTCAATCTTGGCCAAATGTATTATCACGAAGAATCTCAGAAAGACATAGAAAAAGCCTTTTACTGGTGGTCTAAAGCTGCTGAACAGGGAATGCCAGATGCTCAAAACAATCTGGCATGCATGTATTACGAAAAAGAATCTCTGAAAGACATAGAAAAAGCCTTTTACTGGTGGTCTAAAGTTGCGGAACAGGGAATGCCAGAGGCTCAAAACAATCTGGCAAACATGTATTACACCGAAGAATCTCAGAAAGACATAGAAAAAGCCTTTTACTGGTATTCTAAAGCTGCTGAACAGGGAATGCCAGAGGCTCAAAACAATCTGGCAAACATGTATCACACCGAAGAATCTCTGAAAGACATAGAAAAAGCTTTTTACTGGTGGTCTAAAGCTGCTGAACTAGGTAATTGTGAGGCTCAATTCAGTCTTGGCCAAATGTATTATCAGGGAGATGGAGTTGTAAAAAATTTAGAAAAGGCTTTGTCGTGGTTTAAAAAAGCCGCCGCCCAAGGTGTAACGGAGGCTGAGCAGTATTTAAGAAATGAGCTGAAAGATAAAGAAACGTTGCAGAAATCATCGGATTGA